A window of the Paenibacillus woosongensis genome harbors these coding sequences:
- the fliS gene encoding flagellar export chaperone FliS yields the protein MHYAQQQQYLKVQVETASPGELTLLLYQEMVKSLLLAKKLYSQDQFEDMNAPLHKVRLILSELIVTLNMEYDIAKDLRRLYEFYSQHIAEFIIKKDEAMLNDTIEFARDLATTWKQALLSLKTGGTQVHA from the coding sequence ATGCACTACGCACAACAACAGCAATATTTGAAAGTTCAAGTGGAGACAGCGAGCCCTGGAGAATTAACCTTGCTCTTGTACCAAGAGATGGTCAAATCATTGCTTCTAGCTAAAAAGTTATATTCTCAAGATCAGTTTGAAGACATGAATGCACCCTTGCATAAAGTTCGCTTGATATTAAGCGAGCTGATCGTGACTTTAAACATGGAATATGATATTGCCAAAGACTTGCGAAGGTTATATGAATTCTATAGTCAGCACATTGCTGAGTTTATAATCAAAAAGGACGAGGCCATGTTAAATGACACAATAGAGTTCGCCCGAGATTTAGCAACAACATGGAAGCAAGCCTTGTTATCTCTAAAGACTGGCGGCACACAAGTACATGCATGA
- the fliD gene encoding flagellar filament capping protein FliD, with translation MAINSPIRITGFSGTLDTDSLITKLMQAERVPLDKVLKSKQFTIWQREDYQAMNTALLSFRNSINNLRFESNFEKTTATSSNTSVIEVASSGTSAGISSVRVGKLATSATIVSNPIASATQTISESGAISINGKATVAFTAGVSTVESIVKDINSKASQTGVKANFDKASGVLYLSSSQMGDNSEVNIASLDPSNPSDTSLGDFMSFLNLSQSSAVGSDAEYYVNGSTTAIKSASNSVSINGVQVTLRSQGEASIGVVTDRSGIVDKIKDFVTQYNSLIDLYSTTANTRRSREYEPLTSEQKEAMSESQITQWEKRARQGTLYNDSILRDTLSSMRSALNTPLNVPSDQIQMLSSIGITVMTDYKENGKLQIDEAKLQEAINTRFDEVKQLFVRASDEDPPAGKSNIGIADRLYNIANVQMEKFKKKMGSGSLEAMDDSVIGKQLKALSEQESNWKRKLEDIETRYYKRFAAMEAALQKMNSQSSWLFSQLGQ, from the coding sequence ATGGCAATTAACAGCCCGATCCGGATTACTGGTTTTAGTGGGACATTAGATACCGATAGCCTTATTACAAAGCTAATGCAGGCAGAAAGAGTTCCACTTGATAAAGTTTTAAAAAGCAAGCAGTTCACGATTTGGCAGAGAGAAGATTATCAGGCGATGAATACCGCGCTCTTGTCTTTTCGGAATTCAATTAACAATTTGCGTTTCGAAAGTAATTTTGAAAAAACTACAGCTACCTCTTCTAATACTTCGGTTATTGAAGTAGCATCAAGCGGGACTTCTGCAGGAATTAGCTCTGTTAGAGTAGGAAAGCTAGCTACCTCGGCGACTATTGTAAGTAATCCGATCGCTTCTGCTACCCAAACGATCAGTGAGAGTGGAGCAATTTCTATTAATGGAAAGGCTACGGTGGCATTTACTGCAGGCGTTTCAACAGTAGAGTCAATTGTAAAGGATATTAACAGTAAAGCTTCTCAGACTGGTGTCAAAGCTAATTTTGATAAAGCTAGCGGTGTTCTTTACTTGAGTTCCTCGCAGATGGGAGATAATTCGGAAGTTAATATAGCAAGTTTGGATCCAAGTAATCCGAGCGACACTAGTCTTGGCGACTTTATGAGTTTTCTTAATCTTTCTCAATCAAGTGCTGTCGGCTCGGACGCGGAATATTATGTGAATGGTTCAACCACTGCCATTAAATCGGCTTCTAATAGTGTGTCCATCAATGGAGTTCAAGTTACTCTACGCAGCCAGGGAGAGGCCTCAATAGGCGTTGTAACCGATCGAAGTGGAATCGTTGATAAAATCAAGGATTTCGTGACACAATACAATTCTTTGATTGATCTCTATTCTACAACTGCAAATACCCGTCGCAGCCGTGAGTATGAACCGCTCACCTCCGAACAGAAAGAGGCTATGAGCGAGAGTCAGATTACTCAGTGGGAAAAACGAGCAAGGCAAGGCACACTGTATAATGATAGCATTCTTAGAGATACACTGTCATCGATGAGAAGTGCTCTGAATACCCCCTTGAATGTTCCAAGTGATCAAATACAAATGTTGTCCAGCATCGGTATAACAGTCATGACGGATTATAAAGAAAATGGGAAGCTTCAGATTGATGAGGCCAAACTTCAGGAAGCAATTAATACGCGATTTGATGAAGTGAAGCAACTGTTTGTCAGAGCATCGGATGAAGATCCTCCTGCAGGAAAAAGCAATATAGGCATCGCCGATCGGCTGTATAATATAGCTAATGTGCAAATGGAGAAGTTTAAAAAGAAAATGGGTTCTGGATCGCTGGAGGCTATGGATGATAGCGTCATTGGTAAACAACTAAAGGCTCTATCCGAGCAAGAATCCAATTGGAAGAGAAAGTTAGAAGATATCGAAACCCGTTATTACAAAAGATTTGCTGCAATGGAAGCTGCGCTGCAGAAAATGAACAGTCAAAGTTCATGGTTATTTTCACAATTAGGTCAGTGA
- a CDS encoding flagellar protein FlaG codes for MRIDPSSNSSYSSLLPWFNNLANEASLEVNTDKRKNNPDKTIPELVDMMNKKLEELGTHIQVKVHDKTNTIMVLVMQDETNEIIREIPSEKMLDMLYNITRRVGLFVDEKL; via the coding sequence ATGAGGATAGACCCTTCTTCAAACTCTTCGTATTCGTCCTTGCTGCCATGGTTCAATAATCTTGCTAACGAAGCTTCGTTGGAAGTGAATACAGATAAGCGAAAAAACAATCCAGATAAGACGATTCCTGAACTTGTTGACATGATGAATAAGAAACTTGAAGAGCTCGGGACTCATATCCAAGTGAAGGTTCATGATAAGACAAATACGATTATGGTTCTTGTGATGCAGGATGAGACGAATGAAATAATTCGTGAAATTCCAAGCGAGAAAATGCTCGATATGCTGTATAACATTACAAGAAGAGTTGGTCTCTTCGTGGATGAAAAATTGTAA
- a CDS encoding flagellin encodes MRINHNISSYNTQRQLTFNNTQQGKSLEKLSSGYRINRAADDAAGLAISEKMRNQIRGLEQASKNALDGISLIQTAEGALNETHAMLQRMAELYVQGANEVLTTQDAAKIDSEVKQLSAQIGSIAEQTQFNTKKLLNGDTTGVLFQVGANGGETIQLSLSKATATQLSVQFDNTGLQALASATGGMNSVAAANLSLVQAAINSVSAMRSDLGAVQNRLEHTINNLGTTSENLQAAESRIRDVDMAKEMSEFTKNNILQQAATAMLAQANQQPQGVLQLLR; translated from the coding sequence ATGCGTATTAACCACAATATCAGCTCTTACAACACTCAACGTCAATTGACGTTCAACAACACTCAACAAGGTAAATCCCTTGAGAAATTGTCTTCCGGCTACCGCATCAACCGCGCTGCTGACGATGCTGCTGGTCTGGCAATCTCTGAGAAAATGCGTAACCAAATCCGTGGCTTGGAGCAAGCTTCCAAGAACGCTTTGGACGGCATTTCCTTGATTCAAACTGCTGAGGGTGCTTTGAACGAAACTCATGCTATGCTGCAACGTATGGCTGAACTGTACGTACAAGGTGCGAACGAAGTGTTGACAACTCAAGATGCTGCTAAGATTGACTCTGAAGTTAAACAACTTTCAGCGCAAATCGGTTCCATTGCAGAACAAACTCAATTCAACACTAAAAAATTGCTTAATGGCGATACAACTGGCGTATTATTCCAAGTTGGTGCTAACGGTGGAGAGACAATTCAATTGTCACTTTCCAAAGCTACTGCTACACAATTGAGTGTCCAATTTGACAATACAGGTTTGCAGGCTCTTGCATCTGCAACTGGTGGCATGAACTCTGTTGCAGCTGCTAACTTGAGCTTGGTTCAAGCAGCGATCAATAGTGTATCTGCAATGCGTTCTGACCTCGGTGCTGTTCAAAACCGTTTGGAACACACAATCAACAACCTTGGAACTACTTCCGAGAACTTGCAAGCAGCTGAATCCCGTATTCGTGACGTTGACATGGCGAAAGAAATGTCTGAATTCACGAAGAACAACATTCTTCAACAAGCTGCAACTGCAATGTTGGCTCAAGCGAACCAACAGCCGCAAGGCGTTCTGCAATTGCTTCGTTAA
- the csrA gene encoding carbon storage regulator CsrA, which produces MLILSRNKGQKIIIDHNIVISVVEVSGDQVRIGIEAPADVSIYREEIYDAIQEQNKEAVLQSDNVQELLRNVSPYKKN; this is translated from the coding sequence ATGCTGATACTGTCGAGAAATAAGGGGCAGAAGATTATCATAGATCATAACATTGTCATCTCTGTGGTTGAAGTTAGCGGAGATCAGGTGAGGATCGGGATTGAAGCACCGGCTGATGTGAGTATTTATAGGGAAGAAATTTACGATGCTATCCAAGAGCAAAATAAAGAAGCTGTCCTGCAATCTGACAATGTTCAGGAACTTCTACGTAATGTGAGTCCATATAAGAAAAATTAA
- the fliW gene encoding flagellar assembly protein FliW: MIVQTARFGKIEVYPDTTWDFLVPILGFEEYKNFVGIAQEDSPFEFIQSLDEENLTFVLTDPFMFYPEYEFTLEQRWRDILQIEKEDEVIVRSVVTVRSPSDITLNLKAPIIMNPKSRKAAQIILEQSEYETRHPLNKVEDQEGRHADTVEK, from the coding sequence GTGATTGTACAAACAGCAAGGTTTGGAAAAATTGAAGTTTATCCTGATACTACATGGGATTTTTTGGTTCCGATTTTAGGGTTTGAAGAGTATAAAAATTTTGTGGGAATTGCACAAGAGGATAGCCCATTTGAATTTATTCAGTCCTTGGATGAGGAAAATTTAACTTTTGTATTAACCGATCCATTCATGTTCTATCCGGAATATGAATTTACGCTTGAACAGCGTTGGCGCGATATTTTGCAAATTGAAAAGGAAGATGAGGTCATCGTTCGATCTGTAGTCACTGTAAGATCTCCTTCCGATATTACCTTAAACTTGAAGGCGCCGATCATTATGAATCCTAAATCGAGAAAAGCTGCTCAAATTATACTTGAGCAGTCTGAGTATGAAACCCGACATCCGCTGAACAAAGTTGAAGATCAGGAGGGACGCCATGCTGATACTGTCGAGAAATAA
- a CDS encoding DUF6470 family protein yields the protein MQVPRIQIQQGFSRLALETTKGQWSIEQPRPSLNLHQEPGKLEMERSRPTLEIDARKAWSALGKAKFDEFTDRVSQSSLESSMQNIAEIAQAGDRMMAFHQPGNAFAEIARQNALKDRPIQFMGPPDYDNVDVTFTPGSLNMNYLPGGVSADPVIRKPVVDYYPGKVNPYLIQKNFIFMTATNRHLDEVV from the coding sequence TTGCAAGTTCCTCGCATACAGATTCAACAGGGCTTCAGTAGGCTGGCCTTAGAAACAACGAAAGGTCAATGGAGTATTGAGCAGCCAAGGCCATCGTTAAATTTGCATCAAGAGCCAGGGAAATTAGAGATGGAGCGATCCAGGCCTACACTCGAAATTGATGCAAGGAAGGCCTGGTCCGCTTTAGGCAAAGCGAAGTTTGACGAATTTACTGACCGTGTATCTCAAAGTTCGCTAGAATCCTCCATGCAGAACATCGCGGAAATTGCCCAAGCTGGCGACCGGATGATGGCCTTTCATCAACCCGGGAATGCATTTGCCGAAATCGCGAGACAAAATGCATTGAAAGATCGGCCGATTCAATTTATGGGGCCGCCAGACTACGATAACGTGGACGTTACATTTACTCCCGGATCTTTAAACATGAACTATTTGCCTGGCGGAGTAAGTGCAGATCCCGTTATTCGCAAGCCTGTAGTGGATTATTATCCGGGCAAGGTTAATCCTTATTTAATACAGAAAAATTTTATATTTATGACGGCAACGAACCGGCATTTGGATGAGGTTGTCTGA
- the flgL gene encoding flagellar hook-associated protein FlgL → MRITQSMMSRSMMSNLQNNFKRLDKYQEQMMTNRRLNRPSDDPAGVASALQYRGEISSTTQFEENVEDANSWMQFTDSVLMETTNIIQRLAELAVQAGTDTVPADARNNIKQEVDQLYQQLVSLGNSQFKGKYIFNGQRVNEAPYPNDPANMAYSLDEGVVQYQIGAGIYIPVNMLGDKVFGAYGDNTGLFKVLDDFKNALNDTSPAGTTAIQNAIPALQENLERVITAQAELGGKQNRLEFSMSRLNDLNLNYVSLQSLTEDADMPAVITELKTAESIYQASLDTMARIIRPSLLDFLR, encoded by the coding sequence ATGCGTATCACTCAGTCTATGATGAGTCGATCGATGATGAGCAATCTGCAAAATAACTTCAAACGACTGGACAAATACCAGGAACAGATGATGACCAACCGGCGGCTAAACCGGCCGTCCGATGACCCGGCTGGCGTTGCAAGTGCGCTGCAATACCGTGGCGAGATTAGCTCCACTACTCAATTTGAGGAAAATGTGGAAGATGCGAATTCGTGGATGCAATTTACGGATAGCGTCCTGATGGAAACAACGAATATCATTCAGCGGCTGGCAGAGCTGGCCGTTCAAGCTGGAACCGATACTGTTCCGGCTGATGCAAGGAATAATATTAAGCAAGAAGTAGATCAACTTTATCAACAGCTAGTTTCATTAGGCAACTCGCAATTTAAGGGAAAATACATTTTTAACGGGCAAAGGGTAAATGAAGCTCCTTATCCAAACGATCCGGCGAATATGGCTTATAGTTTGGACGAAGGCGTGGTTCAATATCAAATCGGTGCGGGAATTTATATACCGGTAAATATGTTAGGCGATAAAGTATTTGGAGCTTATGGGGATAACACAGGCTTATTTAAAGTACTAGATGATTTTAAAAATGCCCTAAATGATACTAGTCCAGCGGGAACTACAGCAATCCAAAATGCTATTCCAGCCTTGCAGGAGAATTTAGAAAGAGTGATTACTGCGCAGGCAGAACTCGGCGGTAAACAGAATCGTCTTGAGTTTTCTATGAGTCGCTTAAATGACTTGAATTTGAATTATGTATCCCTGCAATCCTTAACCGAAGATGCGGATATGCCAGCAGTTATAACTGAGCTCAAGACGGCAGAAAGTATCTATCAAGCTTCGCTTGATACCATGGCACGCATTATTCGCCCAAGTTTGTTGGATTTCCTGCGATAG
- the flgK gene encoding flagellar hook-associated protein FlgK, with product MRSTFHTLEVGKRGVVAQQTALATTGHNITNANAPGYSRQVAKMAAARPIEFPGMTRSTNPNQLGMGVEVTSIKRIRDFLLDIEYRNQNSDLSTWIVKQETLSNVEGIFNEPSENSIATSISEFWNAWQQLSKNPSSTDLSARTVVQQKAIALTETFNHIASQLDTLQNNLTQRINVKVAEVNNTVQQISDLTIMINRVEGLGDNANDLRDQRDLLIDQLSTLGNLQVIETDDNYQVIFGDVMVVDGIQPPTEFTLANVNALTRGEIAGYVESRDVHIQNYITQMNVMANTLATGKIEVTLPAGSILPPGVTIPGAVMDPTNPRKLAQDTKHTVDGLNGLHKLGYTLQEPATAGKDFFVAAGGGTITAANIRVNPEIVDNLANIAAAMRTEQVTQNGVTTEKVLQGNGDLALLIASLAEGKFDYRGQNGAITNEGTFAGYLQSVIAQLGTDSDDAYRMVQNGTLLSDHADRLRQAVSSVSLDEEMADMIRFQHAYSASARVMTTIDEMLDKLINGTGIVGR from the coding sequence ATGAGATCTACTTTTCATACACTTGAAGTTGGTAAGCGAGGGGTCGTTGCGCAGCAAACAGCCTTGGCCACGACGGGACATAATATTACGAACGCTAACGCGCCGGGTTATTCTCGTCAAGTAGCCAAGATGGCAGCGGCAAGACCGATTGAATTTCCAGGGATGACCCGTTCGACGAACCCGAACCAGCTCGGGATGGGCGTCGAAGTTACTAGCATTAAACGGATTCGCGATTTCCTGCTGGATATCGAATACCGGAATCAAAACTCTGATCTGTCGACCTGGATTGTGAAGCAAGAGACGTTATCCAACGTTGAGGGTATTTTTAACGAACCTTCGGAGAATAGCATTGCCACAAGTATTTCGGAATTCTGGAATGCTTGGCAGCAGCTTAGCAAAAATCCGAGCAGCACTGACCTGTCTGCCAGAACGGTAGTTCAGCAGAAAGCGATCGCTCTTACGGAAACGTTTAATCATATTGCCTCTCAGCTCGACACGCTGCAAAACAACCTGACTCAGCGGATTAATGTCAAGGTGGCTGAAGTGAACAATACGGTGCAGCAAATCTCGGATTTGACGATCATGATTAACCGCGTGGAAGGGCTTGGCGATAACGCTAATGACTTGCGCGACCAACGGGACTTGCTCATCGACCAGTTGTCCACGCTGGGGAACCTGCAAGTAATAGAGACGGATGACAACTACCAGGTGATTTTTGGCGATGTCATGGTCGTGGACGGTATTCAGCCGCCTACGGAGTTTACTTTGGCTAACGTTAACGCTCTTACAAGAGGGGAAATTGCCGGTTATGTGGAATCCCGCGACGTTCATATCCAGAACTATATTACTCAGATGAACGTGATGGCGAATACGCTAGCCACGGGAAAAATTGAGGTGACTTTGCCTGCGGGATCGATTTTGCCTCCGGGAGTCACCATTCCTGGTGCGGTGATGGATCCAACGAATCCAAGAAAACTCGCTCAGGATACTAAGCATACCGTAGACGGCTTGAATGGGTTGCATAAGCTTGGTTATACCCTTCAGGAGCCGGCGACGGCGGGCAAGGACTTTTTCGTTGCCGCTGGAGGGGGGACAATTACGGCAGCCAACATTCGTGTTAACCCAGAAATCGTTGACAATCTGGCTAATATCGCGGCTGCCATGCGAACTGAGCAGGTCACCCAGAATGGGGTTACTACAGAGAAGGTTCTGCAGGGTAATGGGGATCTGGCATTATTGATCGCTTCGCTAGCAGAGGGCAAGTTTGATTATCGCGGGCAGAATGGTGCAATTACGAACGAAGGAACCTTCGCTGGTTATCTACAATCCGTCATTGCTCAACTAGGTACAGATTCAGATGACGCCTATCGGATGGTGCAGAACGGTACTTTATTGTCTGACCATGCGGATAGACTACGTCAAGCCGTAAGCAGCGTCTCACTGGATGAGGAAATGGCGGATATGATCAGGTTCCAGCATGCCTATAGTGCTTCTGCCCGCGTGATGACGACGATAGATGAAATGCTCGATAAATTGATTAACGGCACCGGGATTGTCGGTAGATAG
- a CDS encoding flagellar protein FlgN: MSVQNVIDVLHQTDDMYRKIIELGKEKQQAIMDNDIALLTKLMNQEARLLKQTVELDELREQAALQFLQEKGIRSQLKLTITEMTRLVFDVTEKQQLLAAQAQLSDTLRELKRLNGINKELVEQSLTFIDYSLNLFVSEPEDEMMYRDPSKQHAAQKPRSFFDTRA; this comes from the coding sequence GTGAGCGTACAGAACGTAATCGATGTTTTGCATCAGACGGATGACATGTATCGGAAGATCATTGAATTAGGCAAGGAAAAGCAGCAGGCCATTATGGATAACGATATTGCTCTTTTGACAAAGCTGATGAACCAAGAGGCTCGTCTGCTCAAACAAACCGTGGAGCTTGACGAGCTGCGCGAACAAGCCGCCCTGCAGTTTTTGCAGGAAAAGGGGATTCGTTCTCAGCTTAAATTAACGATTACCGAAATGACTCGTCTTGTATTCGATGTTACGGAGAAGCAGCAGCTGCTGGCCGCTCAGGCCCAGCTGTCGGATACGCTAAGAGAGCTAAAGCGCTTGAACGGGATAAACAAGGAACTGGTCGAACAGTCCTTAACATTTATAGATTACAGCCTCAACTTGTTTGTAAGCGAGCCGGAGGATGAAATGATGTACCGCGATCCTTCGAAGCAGCATGCTGCGCAGAAGCCACGCAGTTTCTTTGATACGAGAGCCTAA
- the flgM gene encoding flagellar biosynthesis anti-sigma factor FlgM: MNLKINETGRINGVNPYQRNVENRDTSVDKKKQRDQLSISSEARIMLEEHNQVQDPKRMERIAELKKAVSTGTYHVEANKLAEKLAPYFNSFVDPGDSK; the protein is encoded by the coding sequence ATGAATTTGAAAATCAATGAGACAGGTCGAATTAACGGGGTCAATCCGTATCAACGCAACGTTGAGAATCGGGATACTTCAGTAGATAAGAAGAAGCAAAGGGATCAGCTATCGATTTCCTCGGAGGCCAGAATCATGCTTGAAGAGCACAATCAAGTTCAAGACCCTAAGCGGATGGAGCGAATTGCTGAGTTAAAGAAGGCGGTATCCACGGGGACGTATCATGTTGAAGCCAACAAGCTGGCGGAGAAATTGGCGCCTTACTTCAATTCATTTGTTGATCCGGGGGATTCCAAGTGA
- a CDS encoding TIGR03826 family flagellar region protein: protein MNLGNCPRCGKLFANNFRDICPSCIKDIEKEYEKCLEYLRQEKLATIQEVHEATGVSVKQITKFIKEGRITVANNPNMMYPCEVCGVLIRENNMCDSCRTRLTRDLTAAVREEGGAKQAHDDRNHSGAYGAVDKFRNQ, encoded by the coding sequence ATGAATTTGGGAAATTGTCCGCGCTGCGGCAAACTGTTCGCCAATAATTTTAGGGACATCTGTCCATCCTGCATTAAAGATATCGAGAAAGAGTATGAGAAATGTCTTGAATATTTGCGTCAAGAGAAACTGGCTACGATCCAGGAGGTTCATGAGGCGACAGGCGTCTCCGTCAAACAGATTACAAAGTTCATTAAAGAGGGACGGATCACTGTAGCCAATAACCCGAATATGATGTACCCTTGTGAGGTCTGTGGTGTTCTTATTCGTGAGAATAATATGTGTGATTCGTGCCGTACCCGTCTGACGCGTGATTTGACTGCCGCCGTCAGGGAAGAGGGCGGGGCTAAACAAGCTCATGATGATCGTAACCACAGCGGGGCTTATGGCGCGGTCGACAAATTCCGTAATCAATAA
- a CDS encoding ComF family protein — MLKPIHRLLSQTGSLCLACGSKISAQIPGYPELCLSCYSSIPWIMQPRCLVCGRHVGCPDCSRTGGTPRCFVINRSSVAYNASMRQWLAQYKYRGHEAYGEVLARMMGRAVEQMKNELGLQKTFFDAVTFVPLSEARWVERGFNQAEKLARGAALARGRNGRSLPLLNLLTRTRHTDKQSFKSRHERLKNMQGVFQALPDASERLAAVAVRSDGTFSEHGEAIRLLLVDDVYTTGSTINACAAVLQNICTELGASGEIYSLTWARS; from the coding sequence ATGCTGAAACCAATCCATCGATTGCTGAGTCAGACAGGAAGCCTCTGTTTGGCTTGCGGCAGCAAGATATCCGCACAGATTCCCGGTTATCCCGAATTGTGCCTGTCCTGCTATTCGAGCATCCCTTGGATTATGCAGCCCCGCTGCCTGGTTTGCGGGCGCCATGTCGGGTGTCCTGATTGCAGCCGGACGGGAGGAACGCCGCGTTGTTTTGTCATCAACCGGAGCAGTGTAGCCTATAACGCTTCGATGCGTCAATGGCTGGCTCAGTATAAATACCGCGGACATGAGGCCTATGGTGAGGTTCTCGCGCGCATGATGGGACGGGCTGTAGAGCAAATGAAAAATGAGTTGGGACTTCAGAAAACTTTTTTCGATGCGGTTACGTTTGTGCCTTTGAGCGAAGCAAGGTGGGTGGAACGCGGATTCAATCAGGCCGAAAAGTTGGCTAGGGGAGCAGCTTTGGCGAGAGGGCGTAACGGACGCAGTCTGCCTTTGTTAAACTTGTTGACGCGGACCCGGCATACCGACAAGCAAAGCTTCAAGAGCAGACATGAAAGGCTTAAAAATATGCAAGGTGTTTTTCAAGCTTTACCCGATGCCTCTGAACGGCTGGCAGCTGTGGCGGTACGCTCTGACGGGACTTTTTCTGAACATGGCGAAGCCATTCGTTTGCTGCTCGTGGATGATGTCTATACGACGGGGAGCACGATCAATGCCTGCGCTGCCGTGCTGCAAAACATTTGCACAGAGCTGGGGGCAAGCGGCGAAATTTACAGTTTGACCTGGGCAAGATCTTAA
- a CDS encoding helicase-related protein: MRVPLPRNAAPHGGGLPAAKAAAHARIPRFLLWAVTGAGKTEMIFPLIQYALDRGGTVLVATPRRDVVLELAPRIAKAFPDEPAAVLYGGSVQRWERARLYLATTHQLLRFHEAFDLVIIDELDAFPYHNDPMLAFAAEASCKPGGRFIYLSATPPLSLQREIRQGRLPHAKVPARFHGYPLPVPRRVAMSSVAEAVRRQRLPGSLLQPLNESIRRGAQIFMFVSRIRHIDPFVAMLRRRFSALSIEGTSSQDEQRSDKVLNFRSGEVRILVTTTILERGVTVPKSDVYILDADSELFDEASLVQMAGRAGRSKDDPAGIVVFASPEWTKSQRGAVKQIKTMNKIALKKGFLRQADSKAGQSR; encoded by the coding sequence ATGCGGGTGCCGCTGCCGCGCAACGCTGCGCCGCATGGCGGCGGCCTTCCGGCCGCCAAGGCCGCGGCGCATGCGCGAATTCCGCGCTTTCTGCTCTGGGCCGTGACAGGAGCGGGAAAGACGGAAATGATTTTCCCCCTGATTCAATATGCGCTTGATCGCGGTGGGACGGTGCTGGTAGCTACGCCAAGACGGGACGTTGTTCTGGAGCTGGCTCCCCGGATCGCAAAAGCCTTTCCCGATGAACCGGCGGCAGTTCTCTACGGAGGCAGCGTCCAGCGCTGGGAGCGGGCGCGGCTCTATCTGGCCACGACCCATCAGCTGCTAAGGTTCCATGAGGCGTTCGATCTTGTCATTATCGACGAGCTGGATGCCTTTCCCTATCATAACGATCCCATGCTGGCTTTTGCGGCAGAGGCTTCCTGCAAACCCGGCGGGCGCTTCATCTATTTATCGGCCACGCCCCCTTTATCTTTACAGCGCGAGATCCGCCAAGGGAGGCTGCCGCACGCAAAGGTTCCGGCAAGATTTCACGGTTATCCTCTGCCTGTGCCGCGGCGCGTCGCCATGAGCAGCGTAGCGGAGGCTGTACGGCGTCAGCGGCTGCCGGGCTCGCTGCTGCAGCCCCTAAACGAGTCGATTCGGCGAGGGGCGCAAATTTTTATGTTCGTATCGCGCATCAGGCATATTGATCCTTTTGTTGCTATGCTGCGGCGCAGGTTTTCTGCTCTTTCAATAGAGGGAACTTCCTCCCAGGACGAGCAGCGCTCCGATAAAGTGCTCAACTTCCGCTCGGGCGAAGTTCGCATCCTCGTAACGACAACCATTCTGGAGCGAGGCGTGACCGTGCCGAAAAGCGATGTATATATTTTGGATGCCGACAGCGAGCTGTTTGACGAAGCTTCCCTCGTGCAAATGGCCGGTCGAGCCGGCCGTTCCAAAGATGACCCTGCGGGTATTGTCGTCTTCGCCTCCCCGGAGTGGACAAAGTCTCAGCGTGGAGCCGTGAAGCAGATCAAGACGATGAACAAAATTGCGCTTAAAAAGGGTTTTTTGCGGCAAGCTGATTCGAAGGCAGGTCAATCAAGGTAG
- a CDS encoding transposase: MSETRQRYNETFKREAVKYVQEQTKSLEEIANELNINPGTLRNWVGKYREFENEPVNQGETLRQQSQMIDEQQREIEDLKEEIAILKRPCTSSAKKGTKVPIYRRSPLRFSTGEDV, from the coding sequence ATGAGTGAGACGAGACAACGGTATAACGAAACATTTAAACGTGAAGCCGTAAAGTATGTGCAAGAACAAACCAAGTCACTCGAGGAGATCGCAAACGAGTTAAACATTAATCCCGGTACATTACGAAACTGGGTCGGAAAGTATCGAGAATTTGAAAATGAACCCGTTAACCAAGGCGAAACTCTTCGCCAGCAATCTCAAATGATCGATGAACAACAACGGGAAATCGAAGATCTTAAGGAAGAGATCGCAATCCTAAAAAGGCCATGCACATCTTCAGCAAAGAAAGGAACTAAGGTTCCAATTTATCGAAGATCACCGCTCCGATTTTCGACTGGAGAAGATGTGTAA